The Candidatus Binatus sp. sequence GCGGCGCGCCCGCATTCATCATCGCGATGGTCTGATCGTACAAGCTCTGCAGGTAATTCGCGGTGTCGTTCAGCACCTGGCGGACGCGGAGCGCGCCAAACACCGGATAGCCATGACCGGGCAAAAGAACTTCGGCGCCAACCCGCGCCATCGTGCGCAACGCCTCGGTCCATTCACGCGCATAGCGATGGACCTTCTGCGGATTGCCGGCGTTGGGCGCCGCCCAGATGATCAAATCGCCGGTGCAGAGGACTTTGCGCTGCGGAATATACACCCAGCAGTGATCGTCGGTCTCGCCGCGCGCGTGATGACAATCGAACTTGTCGTCGCCCGCAACTACACTCAACTGATTATCGAAGTAAGTATCAGGATAGATATACTCAGTCGGCCACGCCGAAGGGCGATTGAACTGGCGAGTATTGACTACATTGTTATAGCCAATTGTCCGTTTGTACCTATCGAAGCGCGCTGCGATCGCGCGATGTCCGACCACGCGCGGCCGCGCGACCTTGTTTCTTTGCGCTTCGGCCGCGATCGCCGGCATCCCGCATGCATGATCCACGTGCCCATGAGTGTAGATCGCGGTGTTGACGCGATCGGGCGAGAATTTCCGGAGCAGTTCGAGGGTCGCATCCTGATTGAAGTAGGCGCCGGTATCGATCAGCACCAATCCTTCGCGCGTCCTGATCGCCGTGACGTTCGCGAACCATCGGTAGAACATCACGCCGTCGGCGACTTCCTCATACTCGCCGGTCGGCATCAGCGGATGAACCTGGCGCGTCGTAATTTCGCCGGTAAACATTTTTTCGGACTGATCGCGGATCGCGCCCATGGTTGAAATTCCCCGGCCTACTTCAGCGGATGCAGCTCTTCGATATGCCTTATCTTGTGATGATCGACCCAGTGGTAGCGCTCGTGCTGATCGATCAGGCGCGCCTCGATTCCGGCCGCGCGCGCGCCGAGGATATCGATCGAGAAAATGTCGCCGGCGAAGCGCACCTCGTCGGGCGCGACGCCGAGGCGTTCGAGCGCGATCTGAAAAATGCGCGGGTCGGGCTTCGCGACGCCGACAATGTGCGAATCGATAATCACGTCGAAGAACGGCGCCAATCCAAATCGTTTGGTGTCGGCCTCGACCTGGCCCTCGGCATTCGAAACGATCGCGAGTTTGTAGCCGGCGGATTTAAGCCGCTCGAGCGCTTCGAGCGTGCCCGGCCGCACGACGCGCCAGAGCGTGGCCTCGCGATGAATCGCGCCGAAGCGCTCGCCGTGTTCCGCGACTTCCTCGGCGGGAATCCCGGCAGCTTCGAGCCACGCGCGAAAAAAATGCGCGTAGGCATGGATTACATCTTTTTCGCCAGCCATCAGCAGGTGATCGATCTTCTGGCGGCCGACATACTCGGCGTGCTCGAGCGCGAGCGGATCGATTTTGCGTCCTTCGCGCGAAAATTCCTGCGCCAATAAATCATAGTCGAGAAATGCCAGCGTCCCGCCAAAGTCGAACAGCAGCGCCTTGATTTTCTCGTCGCCTGCGTTGTGCGGCTCGGCGGTCTTCTTCTTCGATCGATGAGTGCTCTTGGTCATGCGCCTCAAGTCTAAGGAACCTCGCCGACGATGCATAGCGCGCCTCGAATTAATCGCCGTCAATCGAGTCGATGAGCGAGGCTGGTTGCGCGGCTGCGGCGCGAAAAGATATGATTTTTCTGGATTTTTAGCGCCACCGCTCGAATCGATCGTCGATCACGGAGGACTGATGTTTACCGGAATCATCGAAGACCTCGGCACCGTCGAGAGCCTGAAGCCGACCGATCAGGGCGTCGTGATCACGATTCATACTTCGCTGCCGGTTGCCGAGATTTCGATCGGCGATTCGATCACCGTGAATGGCGCTTGCCTGACCGTGGTTTCGAAAA is a genomic window containing:
- a CDS encoding alkyl sulfatase dimerization domain-containing protein, with the protein product MGAIRDQSEKMFTGEITTRQVHPLMPTGEYEEVADGVMFYRWFANVTAIRTREGLVLIDTGAYFNQDATLELLRKFSPDRVNTAIYTHGHVDHACGMPAIAAEAQRNKVARPRVVGHRAIAARFDRYKRTIGYNNVVNTRQFNRPSAWPTEYIYPDTYFDNQLSVVAGDDKFDCHHARGETDDHCWVYIPQRKVLCTGDLIIWAAPNAGNPQKVHRYAREWTEALRTMARVGAEVLLPGHGYPVFGALRVRQVLNDTANYLQSLYDQTIAMMNAGAPLDEIIHTVKPPPNLAGKPWLQPVYDEPEFIVRNIWRLEGGWYEGEPANLKPATDAERAREIAALAGGVAPIVARAI
- a CDS encoding HAD family hydrolase → MTKSTHRSKKKTAEPHNAGDEKIKALLFDFGGTLAFLDYDLLAQEFSREGRKIDPLALEHAEYVGRQKIDHLLMAGEKDVIHAYAHFFRAWLEAAGIPAEEVAEHGERFGAIHREATLWRVVRPGTLEALERLKSAGYKLAIVSNAEGQVEADTKRFGLAPFFDVIIDSHIVGVAKPDPRIFQIALERLGVAPDEVRFAGDIFSIDILGARAAGIEARLIDQHERYHWVDHHKIRHIEELHPLK